TGCAAATCCTCCAATTGATTAACAAGCGTGACTGGTACTGAGTGTTCACGTAAAGTTTGTATGGAACGTGCTGGGTTTTTCATATTTTTTAATCCGATATAATAATCAGCCGAAGAAGCGATCAGCTCAAATAATTCCCACGTACGGCTATCATCACGGAAAGCACCGGATACATTAATAAGAATAATAGGAAGCTTGGTGCGATTGGCTTCCTTTACCAATTGTCTGGTGCGTTTCAGTTCTTCCTGGAAAGATCTGTTCGTATGGGATAGTCCATTTGCGCTGTATCCAAGGGTTATGACAACACTTCTATAATCGTACAGGTCTGTTCCAAGTGCTCTGGGTCGGTAATCTGCTTCAAGATTAAGGCTTTCGGCGATATTCAGTAAAATGCTGCCCTCTGCAGCCTGGCCGGTGGATGTAATCAGAATTTTTTCATTGCCAATCGGTG
The genomic region above belongs to Virgibacillus doumboii and contains:
- a CDS encoding DUF6305 family protein, whose amino-acid sequence is MIRKYIPALVCFTIVILFTSTSIGTSQSKHFNTYPNLPAPIGNEKILITSTGQAAEGSILLNIAESLNLEADYRPRALGTDLYDYRSVVITLGYSANGLSHTNRSFQEELKRTRQLVKEANRTKLPIILINVSGAFRDDSRTWELFELIASSADYYIGLKNMKNPARSIQTLREHSVPVTLVNQLEDLHTPFNSIFR